A single Fusobacterium hominis DNA region contains:
- the glmM gene encoding phosphoglucosamine mutase, whose product MRKYFGTDGIRGEANRELTVDMALKLGYALGYYLKKKNIEEKKIKVILGCDTRISGYMLRSALLAGLTSMGVDVDFVGVISTPAVAYLTKAKKADAGIMISASHNPAKDNGLKVFASNGYKLPDEVEMEIERLMDDPEILKDAIAGDKVGKFRYAEDEYYLYRDHLLSSVNGDFNGIKVVVDTANGSAYRIAKDVFLALGAEVVLINDAPNGTNINVRCGSTHPEILAKVVVGYEADLGLAYDGDADRLIAVDRNGNIIDGDKIIATLAMNMKRKGELDGNKVVTTVMSNMGFENYLKENGIELLRASVGDRYVLEKMMQTGAVIGGEQSGHIIMLRYATTGDGVLTSLKLVEALRDEKKYLDEMIVDIKDWPQQLINVRVDNKKKNLWNQNKNITDFISLKEEEMKNLGRVLVRTSGTEPLVRVMVEGNDLAMVERVASEIAKVVEKELA is encoded by the coding sequence ATGAGAAAATATTTTGGAACAGATGGTATCAGAGGAGAAGCAAACAGAGAATTAACAGTTGATATGGCATTAAAATTAGGATATGCTTTGGGGTATTATTTAAAAAAGAAAAACATTGAAGAAAAAAAGATAAAAGTAATTCTTGGTTGTGACACAAGAATTTCAGGATATATGTTAAGATCAGCACTTTTAGCAGGACTTACTTCTATGGGAGTAGATGTTGACTTTGTAGGAGTTATATCAACTCCAGCAGTAGCTTATCTTACAAAAGCTAAAAAAGCAGATGCAGGAATAATGATTTCAGCATCTCACAATCCAGCAAAAGACAACGGACTTAAAGTTTTTGCATCAAACGGATATAAATTACCAGATGAAGTGGAAATGGAAATAGAAAGATTAATGGACGATCCAGAAATATTAAAAGATGCTATAGCTGGAGATAAAGTTGGAAAATTTAGATATGCAGAAGATGAATACTATCTATATAGAGATCACTTATTATCATCTGTAAATGGTGATTTTAATGGAATAAAAGTTGTAGTAGATACAGCTAATGGATCAGCTTATAGAATAGCAAAAGATGTATTTTTAGCTCTAGGAGCAGAAGTAGTATTAATTAATGATGCACCAAATGGAACAAATATAAATGTTAGATGTGGATCTACTCATCCAGAAATTTTAGCAAAAGTTGTAGTTGGATATGAAGCTGATCTAGGTCTTGCATATGATGGAGATGCAGACAGACTAATTGCAGTAGATAGAAATGGAAATATAATAGATGGAGATAAAATTATAGCTACCCTTGCAATGAATATGAAAAGAAAAGGTGAGCTAGATGGAAATAAAGTAGTTACTACTGTAATGAGTAATATGGGATTTGAAAATTACTTAAAAGAAAATGGAATAGAGCTTTTAAGAGCATCTGTTGGAGATAGATATGTTCTAGAAAAAATGATGCAAACAGGAGCTGTAATAGGTGGAGAGCAATCGGGACATATAATTATGCTTAGATATGCAACTACTGGAGATGGAGTTTTAACATCACTTAAATTAGTAGAAGCTCTAAGAGATGAGAAAAAATACTTAGATGAAATGATAGTTGATATAAAAGACTGGCCACAACAACTAATAAATGTTAGAGTAGATAATAAAAAGAAAAATTTATGGAATCAAAATAAAAATATTACAGACTTTATATCTTTAAAAGAAGAAGAAATGAAAAATCTAGGAAGAGTTCTTGTAAGAACTTCAGGAACAGAGCCATTAGTAAGAGTAATGGTTGAAGGAAATGACCTTGCAATGGTAGAAAGAGTTGCTAGTGAGATAGCTAAAGTTGTAGAAAAAGAACTAGCATAA
- a CDS encoding Gx transporter family protein: MEKNLKRREMYLTGLVLVALYLSLAENFIPKPFPWMKLGLSNIAVLIALEKFDSKFAMELVLLRIFIQALMLGTLFTPGFIISLTAGALTTLFMIGLYKFRDHLSLIAISSMSAFLHNLIQLIVVYFLMFRNVSIYSKSIMGFVWVFLLIGVIAGVITGFIAEKLNLRRSNTK, from the coding sequence ATGGAAAAGAATTTAAAAAGAAGAGAGATGTATCTAACAGGACTAGTTCTTGTAGCTCTTTACCTTTCTCTTGCAGAAAACTTTATTCCAAAACCTTTTCCATGGATGAAGCTGGGGTTATCTAATATAGCTGTCTTAATAGCTCTAGAAAAGTTTGACTCCAAATTTGCTATGGAACTTGTCCTTTTGAGAATATTTATTCAGGCTTTAATGTTGGGAACATTATTTACACCTGGATTTATAATAAGTTTGACTGCAGGAGCACTAACAACACTATTTATGATAGGGTTATACAAATTTAGAGACCATTTATCACTTATAGCAATAAGTTCAATGTCAGCATTTTTACACAATCTTATTCAACTTATAGTTGTGTATTTTCTGATGTTTAGAAATGTATCTATATATTCTAAATCAATTATGGGATTTGTATGGGTATTTTTACTTATTGGAGTGATAGCTGGTGTCATAACAGGATTTATAGCAGAGAAACTAAACTTAAGAAGGAGCAATACAAAATGA
- the purB gene encoding adenylosuccinate lyase encodes MEKNIYSNPLAERYSSKEMLENFSPNKKFSTWRKLWLALAESEKELGLNITDEQIEEMKANIYNIDYDLAAKKEAEFRHDVMAHVHTFGTQAPKAMPIIHLGATSAYVGDNTDLIQIKDGLEIIKTKLVNVIAEMAKFAMEYKDLPTLGFTHFQAAQLTTVGKRATLWMQSLLLDLEELEFRQRTLRFRGVKGTTGTQASFKELFDGDFEKVKALDEKITEKMGFDKRLMVTGQTYDRKIDSEVMNLLANIAQSAHKFTNDLRLLQHLKELEEPFEKSQIGSSAMAYKRNPMRSERISSLAKFVIALQQSTAMTASTQWFERTLDDSANKRLSLPQAFLAVDAILIIWKNVMDGIVVYPKMIEKHIMAELPFMSTEYIIMECVKNGGDRQGLHERIRVHSMEAGKAVKVEGKDNDLIDRIINDKYFNLDKERLLEILAPKNFIGFAPEQTEEFVNLEVKPILEKYKDRLGLQAVLRV; translated from the coding sequence ATGGAAAAAAATATTTATTCAAATCCCTTGGCAGAAAGATATAGTTCAAAGGAAATGTTAGAAAATTTTTCACCTAATAAGAAATTTTCCACTTGGAGAAAGTTATGGTTAGCTTTAGCTGAATCAGAAAAAGAATTAGGGTTAAATATAACAGATGAACAAATAGAAGAGATGAAAGCAAATATTTATAATATTGATTATGATCTAGCAGCTAAAAAAGAAGCTGAATTTAGACATGACGTTATGGCACATGTTCATACTTTTGGTACACAAGCACCAAAGGCTATGCCAATAATCCACTTAGGAGCAACAAGTGCTTATGTTGGAGATAATACTGATCTTATACAAATAAAAGATGGTTTAGAAATAATTAAGACAAAACTTGTAAATGTTATTGCTGAGATGGCAAAATTTGCAATGGAATATAAAGATTTACCTACATTAGGTTTTACTCATTTTCAAGCAGCTCAATTGACAACTGTTGGGAAAAGAGCAACTCTATGGATGCAAAGTTTACTACTAGATCTAGAAGAGTTAGAGTTTAGACAAAGAACTTTAAGATTTAGAGGAGTAAAAGGAACAACAGGAACACAAGCAAGTTTTAAAGAATTATTTGATGGAGATTTTGAAAAAGTGAAAGCTCTAGATGAAAAAATTACTGAAAAAATGGGATTTGACAAAAGACTTATGGTTACAGGTCAAACTTATGACAGAAAAATAGATTCTGAAGTAATGAATCTTTTAGCAAATATAGCTCAATCAGCTCATAAATTTACTAATGACTTAAGATTATTACAACATTTAAAAGAGTTAGAAGAACCATTTGAAAAAAGTCAAATTGGATCTTCAGCAATGGCATATAAAAGAAATCCAATGAGAAGTGAAAGAATATCATCACTTGCAAAATTTGTAATAGCTTTACAGCAAAGTACTGCTATGACTGCATCAACTCAATGGTTTGAAAGAACATTAGATGACTCGGCAAATAAAAGACTATCACTTCCACAAGCTTTCTTAGCTGTTGATGCTATATTAATTATTTGGAAAAACGTAATGGATGGAATAGTTGTATATCCTAAGATGATAGAAAAACATATCATGGCAGAACTTCCATTTATGTCAACTGAATATATCATTATGGAATGTGTAAAAAATGGTGGAGATAGACAAGGACTTCACGAAAGAATCAGAGTACATTCTATGGAAGCTGGAAAAGCTGTAAAAGTAGAAGGAAAAGATAATGATTTAATTGATAGAATAATTAACGACAAATATTTCAATTTAGATAAAGAAAGACTTTTAGAAATACTTGCCCCTAAAAACTTTATAGGTTTTGCACCAGAGCAAACAGAAGAATTTGTTAATTTAGAAGTGAAACCTATTCTTGAAAAATATAAAGACAGACTTGGATTACAAGCAGTATTGAGGGTTTAA
- a CDS encoding GNAT family N-acetyltransferase gives MNLIYNIDIDELEFLENSCFKGDVYSKNQLSDILSNTALYKVIAVEIDNKKVGYAIVLDNSESYEIMKIGTLKEHRKKGIGKILIDHISSYKKDIYLEVRETNLNAISFYAGNGFEIIGKRKHYYTDTNEAAIIMIRKIDK, from the coding sequence ATGAATTTAATTTATAATATAGATATAGATGAGCTAGAATTTCTTGAAAATAGTTGTTTTAAGGGAGATGTTTATAGCAAAAACCAACTTAGTGATATATTATCGAATACTGCTTTATATAAGGTAATAGCAGTGGAAATAGATAATAAAAAAGTAGGGTACGCTATAGTATTAGATAATAGTGAGTCTTATGAAATAATGAAGATAGGAACTCTAAAAGAGCATAGAAAAAAAGGTATTGGAAAAATCCTAATAGATCATATATCTTCTTATAAGAAAGATATATATTTAGAAGTAAGAGAAACTAATTTAAATGCTATTTCTTTTTACGCTGGTAATGGATTTGAAATAATTGGTAAAAGAAAACATTACTATACAGATACAAATGAAGCAGCAATTATAATGATAAGAAAAATTGACAAGTAA
- the lepB gene encoding signal peptidase I, translated as MDKNKIIFNGIFYLIITTIFIILLIKEKSIGEWVRVRRDAFADRLVSRLGFDGLPFGTFIKKAIAFTESIGSAIILVLIIQHVYLGNFVVPTGSMIPTIMPKDRIFGNMVIYKFTEPKREDVIVFKEPIQNKVLYTKRVMGMPGEKVAIHNNHLFVNDKMIDTREYLPLGALGAADYWIVPKKGDIVEVIPGSDYKEAIKEKNIDVDKLQKYLVENPGAVDQILPDLEFTVNGVPTGMILDVIHDKKHVKDILDGKKLTLKLDENYYLALGDNTANSFDSRMWGFVKESRIKGKALVRFWPLNRISLVK; from the coding sequence ATGGACAAAAATAAAATTATATTCAATGGGATTTTTTATCTTATAATAACAACAATATTTATCATTTTATTAATTAAAGAAAAAAGTATAGGGGAATGGGTAAGAGTAAGAAGAGATGCTTTTGCAGATAGATTAGTTAGTAGACTGGGATTTGATGGACTTCCTTTTGGAACTTTTATAAAAAAAGCCATAGCTTTTACAGAGTCTATTGGATCGGCAATTATCTTAGTTTTAATAATTCAACATGTGTATCTTGGAAATTTTGTTGTACCTACAGGATCTATGATACCAACTATTATGCCAAAAGATAGAATTTTTGGGAATATGGTTATATATAAATTTACTGAGCCAAAAAGAGAGGACGTAATAGTATTTAAAGAGCCTATACAAAATAAAGTTTTATATACAAAAAGAGTTATGGGAATGCCTGGTGAAAAAGTAGCAATTCACAATAATCATCTATTTGTAAATGATAAGATGATAGACACAAGAGAATATCTTCCTTTAGGAGCTCTAGGAGCTGCTGATTATTGGATTGTACCTAAAAAAGGAGATATAGTAGAGGTAATACCTGGAAGTGATTATAAAGAGGCAATAAAAGAGAAAAATATAGATGTAGATAAATTACAAAAATATCTAGTTGAAAATCCAGGAGCAGTAGACCAAATTTTACCTGATTTAGAATTTACAGTAAATGGAGTACCTACTGGAATGATATTAGATGTAATACATGATAAAAAACATGTTAAAGATATATTAGATGGTAAAAAGCTTACTTTAAAACTAGATGAAAATTATTACTTAGCCTTAGGAGATAATACTGCAAATAGCTTTGACTCACGTATGTGGGGATTTGTAAAAGAAAGTAGAATAAAAGGAAAAGCTCTAGTTAGATTTTGGCCATTAAATAGAATTTCGTTAGTGAAGTAG
- a CDS encoding Sapep family Mn(2+)-dependent dipeptidase codes for MTKERYYKQLEENFPKFIKDLDRLISIPSYYTEDNSGYPFGEPIQKALEEMLKICKELGFKTYIDPEGYYGYAEMGEGEKLLGVLGHLDVVPPGDLGKWNNDPFKPIIKDGKYYGRGSQDDKGPTLAAIYALKTLLDSGFELKYRVRFIFGTDEENLWRDMPKYVEKEEMPSIGFTPDSKFPLIYSEKGLLQCKLIGKNESGMKFKGGDAFNSVPSSIVVEDDKELAKILKELNYEFKEHDGKIEIIGKSVHAQVAEEGINAINRYLHALEKLGRSSKAGKFVEENLIGYDFAEPIFGNIEDEHSGKLKFNLGKIEFNDDEEILCIDMRIPVTYNVDDIVDMLTKKAAQYGLAYSKYDFLKSIYVPLDSELVTTLMSAYQEVTGDMVSTPIASGGATYARAINNCVAFGCVIPGSPKTEHQPNEYIIIDDMKKAMKIYMTAFEKFNK; via the coding sequence TTGACCAAAGAGAGATACTACAAACAATTAGAGGAAAATTTTCCAAAATTTATCAAGGATTTAGATAGATTGATATCTATACCAAGCTATTACACAGAAGATAATAGCGGTTATCCATTTGGAGAACCTATTCAAAAAGCTTTGGAAGAAATGCTAAAAATATGTAAAGAGCTAGGATTTAAAACATATATAGATCCAGAAGGATATTATGGATATGCTGAAATGGGAGAAGGAGAAAAACTTTTAGGAGTTTTAGGACATCTTGATGTTGTACCACCTGGAGATTTAGGAAAATGGAATAACGATCCATTTAAACCTATCATAAAAGATGGAAAATATTATGGAAGAGGATCTCAAGATGATAAAGGCCCTACTCTTGCTGCTATTTATGCTCTAAAAACATTATTAGATAGTGGATTTGAATTAAAATATAGAGTAAGATTTATATTTGGAACTGATGAAGAAAACTTGTGGAGAGATATGCCTAAGTATGTTGAAAAAGAGGAGATGCCATCAATAGGATTTACTCCAGATTCAAAATTCCCTTTAATTTATTCTGAGAAAGGTCTTTTACAATGCAAACTTATAGGGAAAAATGAAAGTGGAATGAAATTTAAAGGTGGAGACGCATTTAATTCTGTTCCATCAAGTATTGTAGTAGAAGATGATAAAGAGTTAGCTAAAATATTAAAAGAGCTAAATTATGAATTTAAAGAGCATGATGGTAAAATAGAAATTATTGGAAAAAGTGTACATGCCCAAGTAGCAGAAGAGGGAATAAATGCTATTAATAGATATCTTCATGCTTTAGAAAAATTAGGAAGATCAAGCAAAGCTGGAAAATTTGTTGAAGAAAATTTAATAGGATATGATTTTGCAGAACCTATATTTGGAAATATAGAAGATGAACATTCTGGAAAATTAAAATTTAATTTAGGTAAAATTGAATTTAATGATGATGAAGAAATTCTTTGTATAGATATGAGAATACCTGTTACATATAATGTAGATGATATTGTAGATATGCTTACTAAAAAAGCTGCACAATATGGACTTGCTTACTCAAAATACGATTTCTTAAAGTCTATATATGTACCACTTGATTCAGAATTAGTAACTACACTTATGTCAGCTTATCAAGAGGTAACTGGAGATATGGTTTCTACTCCAATAGCAAGTGGAGGAGCCACATATGCAAGAGCTATTAATAATTGTGTTGCTTTTGGATGTGTAATCCCTGGAAGTCCAAAGACTGAGCACCAACCAAATGAATATATAATAATTGATGATATGAAAAAAGCTATGAAGATATATATGACAGCTTTTGAGAAGTTTAATAAATAG
- the rplS gene encoding 50S ribosomal protein L19, protein MKEKLIQLVEKDYLRTDIPQFKAGDTLAVHYKVVEGNKERIQIFEGVVIRVNGGGIAKTFTIRKISAGVGVERIIPVNSPRIDKIDVLKIGKVRRSKLYYLRGLSGKKARIKEIRK, encoded by the coding sequence ATGAAAGAAAAATTAATTCAATTAGTAGAAAAAGATTACTTAAGAACAGATATCCCTCAATTTAAAGCTGGAGATACTCTTGCAGTTCACTACAAAGTTGTAGAAGGAAACAAAGAAAGAATCCAAATATTTGAAGGGGTAGTAATCAGAGTAAATGGTGGAGGAATTGCTAAAACTTTCACAATTAGAAAGATCAGTGCAGGTGTAGGAGTAGAAAGAATTATTCCTGTAAACTCTCCAAGAATTGACAAAATCGATGTATTAAAAATCGGAAAAGTAAGAAGATCAAAACTTTACTACTTAAGAGGACTTTCAGGAAAGAAAGCAAGAATCAAAGAAATCAGAAAATAA
- a CDS encoding D-alanyl-D-alanine carboxypeptidase family protein — protein MKRFLTVLIMLIATAFSYADEIDNRCKAFLVGDENGNIYYEQNIDEKLPLASVTKMMTILLAFDELKKGNVHLSDKVKVPKEVADIGGSRIWMKSDTDFTFEDLLKASAIYSANNATQGIAYYLSQGKVDTFVGKMNDKLKKLKIENMIEYYTPTGLPPHMTGKKMDVGNARGLYKLSMAAAKNKKYMTIAGMKEAKIKVGEIKNRNKLLGIEGIYGIKTGHHDTAGYNICIVSDENNVKLFVVVLGSKDEKTRDEVVLDKIKKFHEEYTYRVILDKEQPLSKVKVLAGATKYVYIYPDKDLKKILKADSQINIRVKKEHFVTAPVKTGEVLGEYEVMIDGKKVLKGKLLAKQGVSLYSPFK, from the coding sequence ATGAAGAGATTTTTGACTGTTCTTATAATGCTTATAGCAACTGCTTTTTCATATGCAGATGAAATTGATAACAGATGTAAAGCGTTTCTTGTTGGAGATGAGAATGGGAATATTTATTATGAACAAAATATAGATGAAAAACTTCCTCTTGCATCAGTGACTAAGATGATGACAATCTTATTGGCTTTTGATGAATTAAAAAAGGGAAATGTACACCTAAGTGATAAGGTAAAAGTACCAAAAGAAGTTGCAGATATTGGTGGAAGTAGAATTTGGATGAAGTCTGATACAGATTTCACTTTTGAAGATCTCTTAAAGGCAAGTGCTATATATTCAGCTAACAATGCAACACAAGGTATTGCCTACTATCTATCTCAAGGAAAAGTAGACACCTTTGTGGGTAAAATGAATGATAAATTAAAAAAGCTAAAAATAGAGAATATGATAGAGTATTATACTCCTACAGGACTTCCACCTCATATGACTGGGAAAAAGATGGATGTAGGAAACGCAAGAGGACTTTATAAACTATCTATGGCTGCTGCTAAGAATAAAAAATATATGACAATAGCTGGAATGAAAGAAGCTAAAATAAAAGTTGGCGAAATAAAAAATAGAAATAAATTATTGGGAATAGAAGGAATTTACGGAATAAAAACAGGACATCATGATACAGCTGGATATAATATTTGCATTGTATCAGATGAAAATAATGTAAAATTATTTGTAGTTGTACTTGGAAGTAAAGATGAAAAAACAAGAGATGAAGTTGTTTTAGATAAAATTAAAAAATTTCATGAAGAATATACATATAGAGTTATATTAGATAAAGAGCAACCTTTATCTAAGGTTAAAGTTTTAGCTGGAGCTACTAAATATGTGTATATATATCCAGATAAAGATTTGAAAAAAATATTAAAAGCTGACAGTCAAATTAATATAAGAGTTAAAAAAGAGCATTTTGTTACTGCACCAGTAAAAACAGGTGAAGTATTAGGTGAATATGAAGTAATGATTGATGGGAAAAAAGTTTTAAAGGGAAAACTCCTTGCAAAACAAGGTGTTTCTCTATATTCCCCATTTAAATAA
- a CDS encoding sulfatase-like hydrolase/transferase, with the protein MKKNIIFIITDDQGYWSLGSYGNRDVISPNLDSLAENGIRFENFFCVSPVCSPARASIFTGRIPSQHGVHDWLDEHDKDTCEYLKGQETFVKVLSDNGYTCCLSGKWHLGDSAHIQQGFKEWYVHEKGGGPYYNAPMYKNGKLVHEEKYITDAITEYGIDFIEKQQNSESSFYLSLHYTAPHAPWDESNHPTELLNLYKECEFKSCPRDKYHPWKIRETFEGNEEERKEILRGYFAAITGVDRQVKNIIDKLKELNILDDTIIIFTSDNGMNMGHHGIFGKGNGTFPQNMYESSIKVPMIIYNPTLIRKGKVLKGLYSHYDIFPTLMEMLEIDHTTEITLPGKSFYKALTNKEPEQSNDVVVFDEYGPTRMIRSKNWKYIHRYPFGPHELYDLGNDEDEKENLIDNIEYTEKILELRTRLESWFNTYVIKEIDGSKEPVYGGGQKGLAGLWGNNKAIYQKYTSNFICSGEGQLRKRNEEEVCERVD; encoded by the coding sequence ATGAAAAAAAATATTATATTTATTATTACTGATGATCAAGGATATTGGTCGTTAGGAAGTTATGGTAATAGAGATGTAATTTCTCCTAACTTAGATAGTTTAGCTGAGAATGGTATTAGATTTGAAAACTTTTTTTGCGTATCACCAGTATGTTCTCCAGCTAGAGCTTCAATATTTACTGGAAGAATTCCATCTCAGCATGGAGTTCATGACTGGTTAGATGAACACGATAAAGATACTTGTGAATATTTAAAAGGACAAGAAACATTTGTAAAAGTCTTATCTGACAATGGTTATACATGTTGCTTGAGTGGAAAGTGGCATCTAGGAGATAGTGCTCATATACAACAAGGATTTAAAGAATGGTATGTCCATGAAAAAGGGGGAGGACCATATTATAATGCACCTATGTATAAAAATGGTAAATTGGTTCACGAAGAAAAGTATATTACAGATGCAATAACTGAATATGGGATAGATTTTATTGAAAAACAACAAAACTCAGAAAGTTCATTTTATTTAAGTCTTCATTACACAGCACCTCATGCACCATGGGATGAAAGTAATCATCCAACTGAGCTTTTGAATCTCTATAAAGAATGTGAATTTAAAAGTTGTCCTCGAGATAAATATCACCCTTGGAAAATAAGAGAAACTTTCGAGGGAAATGAAGAGGAAAGGAAAGAAATATTAAGAGGATACTTTGCTGCAATTACAGGTGTAGATAGACAGGTAAAAAACATTATTGATAAATTAAAAGAACTTAATATATTAGATGATACTATAATAATTTTTACCAGTGATAATGGGATGAATATGGGGCATCATGGAATTTTTGGTAAAGGAAATGGAACATTTCCACAAAACATGTATGAAAGTTCAATAAAAGTGCCAATGATAATTTATAATCCAACATTAATAAGAAAGGGGAAAGTGTTAAAAGGACTATATAGTCACTACGATATTTTTCCCACACTAATGGAAATGCTAGAGATTGATCATACTACTGAAATAACACTTCCAGGAAAGAGTTTTTATAAAGCGTTGACGAATAAAGAACCTGAGCAAAGTAATGATGTAGTTGTATTTGATGAATATGGACCTACTAGAATGATTAGGAGTAAAAATTGGAAATATATTCATAGATATCCATTTGGCCCACATGAACTTTATGATCTTGGTAATGATGAAGATGAAAAAGAAAATTTAATTGATAATATCGAATATACAGAAAAAATTTTAGAATTAAGAACTAGATTAGAATCATGGTTTAATACATATGTCATTAAAGAGATTGATGGATCTAAAGAACCTGTATATGGTGGTGGTCAAAAAGGACTTGCTGGATTATGGGGAAATAATAAGGCAATATATCAAAAATACACTTCTAATTTTATTTGTAGTGGTGAAGGACAACTTAGAAAACGAAATGAAGAAGAAGTTTGTGAAAGAGTTGATTAA
- a CDS encoding sodium:solute symporter family protein, translating to MHFSWFLDGGIIGAYILVSLLVGLSLRKYVGNVEDYLVAGREVNLYAGMASLAATEFGIVTCMAAAQLGYRYGFSGAIVGLLLCISMFLVGKTGFCIKPLRDANAMTLPEFFEKKYSPRVRWAAGVIIVIGGLLNTGIFLRTGGEFLVAVVGINASYLEITMTILLIVVGLYTVLGGMISVLVTDFLQFILMSTGMIIVTIYIICTVGWGNIVNAVSETYGAAGFNPFINEKLGWQYVAYTFLTVSATVLTWQTMIARVLSSKDSTVAKKMYTKTSFFYVVRSLIPVTWGLAALTIWKPEALGGSPITAMPKFLSTVIPTGLIGIVVAAMLAADMSTDSSYLLGWASVIYNDIIGVLHKETWSEKRKVLVNKLLVAAIGLFLLFYGLWYPLKSDLWVYMTLTASIYSVSVSTLLIAACYWKKANTWGAYAAIVVGAATPLLFLIMQQIPATMELAKRIGPYYSGILAFVFAWLAMIIGSNLKIILKK from the coding sequence ATGCATTTTTCTTGGTTTTTAGATGGTGGGATAATAGGAGCTTACATTTTAGTAAGTTTGTTAGTTGGATTATCTTTACGTAAATATGTTGGAAATGTAGAGGATTATTTAGTGGCGGGAAGAGAAGTAAATTTATATGCTGGAATGGCGTCTCTTGCTGCTACTGAGTTTGGAATTGTTACGTGTATGGCTGCTGCACAATTGGGATATCGATATGGTTTTTCAGGAGCGATAGTTGGACTTTTACTCTGTATTTCAATGTTTTTAGTTGGGAAAACAGGATTTTGTATTAAGCCACTTAGGGATGCTAATGCTATGACATTGCCAGAGTTTTTTGAAAAAAAATATAGTCCTAGAGTAAGATGGGCTGCAGGGGTCATTATTGTTATCGGAGGATTGTTAAATACTGGAATTTTTTTAAGAACAGGAGGAGAATTTCTTGTAGCAGTTGTTGGAATTAATGCCAGCTATCTTGAAATTACTATGACAATATTATTGATTGTGGTTGGATTGTATACTGTATTAGGTGGAATGATATCGGTACTTGTTACAGATTTTTTACAATTTATACTTATGAGTACAGGAATGATTATAGTAACAATATATATTATATGCACTGTTGGATGGGGAAATATTGTGAATGCTGTTTCAGAAACTTATGGTGCTGCAGGATTTAATCCATTTATAAATGAAAAATTAGGTTGGCAATATGTTGCTTATACATTTTTAACAGTTTCAGCTACTGTTCTTACATGGCAAACAATGATTGCTAGAGTACTTTCATCTAAAGATTCAACTGTTGCTAAAAAAATGTATACTAAAACAAGTTTTTTCTATGTTGTGCGTTCATTAATTCCAGTAACTTGGGGATTAGCAGCATTAACAATATGGAAACCAGAAGCATTAGGAGGCTCACCTATTACAGCGATGCCTAAATTTTTATCTACAGTTATTCCTACTGGGTTAATTGGAATAGTTGTTGCAGCAATGCTTGCAGCCGATATGTCTACTGACTCTTCATATTTACTAGGATGGGCAAGCGTTATATATAATGATATTATAGGAGTATTACATAAGGAGACATGGTCTGAAAAAAGAAAAGTTCTAGTTAATAAGCTTTTAGTTGCTGCAATTGGATTATTTTTATTATTCTATGGATTATGGTATCCGTTAAAATCAGATCTTTGGGTATATATGACTCTTACAGCTTCGATTTATTCTGTTAGTGTTTCTACTCTTTTAATAGCAGCTTGTTATTGGAAAAAAGCCAATACTTGGGGAGCTTACGCAGCAATAGTTGTTGGAGCTGCTACTCCATTATTATTTTTGATAATGCAACAAATTCCAGCTACAATGGAGCTTGCGAAAAGAATAGGACCTTATTATTCTGGAATACTAGCTTTTGTATTTGCGTGGCTTGCTATGATTATAGGATCAAATCTAAAGATTATATTGAAAAAATAA